The following proteins come from a genomic window of Planctomycetota bacterium:
- a CDS encoding DUF368 domain-containing protein — protein sequence MSTPADAAEPSDMPPVVRTGIAGGLMGLANLVPGVSGGTMVLVMGVYDRFVDAAAGVSRGKFTRSRVVFLAILVASAAVLVVGLAGVMSDLVRERRTLMYSLFIGMTLAGTGPLWKMAGPLKRPIKPAIVVAFLAGLAVMIVIAATQDSEAKEAASALRETEEFRPQPSIPRDLAGGTLAMSAMVLPGISGAHMLLVLGRYEHVTGAVSLLKDGLTGGGSADVVDALWVLVPVGVAAIVSLVVLSNALKWMLANHPRLMGGALLGVLWGSTLAIWPFNNASTGSDYATGTLAFLIGFGAVFALTLLEPREKAAKDAPAS from the coding sequence ATGAGCACACCGGCCGACGCTGCCGAACCGTCCGACATGCCGCCCGTCGTCCGCACCGGCATCGCCGGCGGGTTGATGGGCCTGGCGAACCTCGTGCCGGGCGTCAGCGGCGGGACGATGGTGCTGGTGATGGGCGTTTACGACCGCTTCGTCGACGCGGCCGCGGGCGTGAGCCGGGGCAAGTTCACCAGGAGCCGCGTCGTCTTCCTCGCGATCCTCGTCGCGTCGGCGGCCGTGCTGGTCGTCGGGCTGGCGGGCGTGATGAGCGACCTGGTGCGCGAGCGGCGGACATTGATGTACAGCCTCTTCATCGGCATGACGCTCGCCGGCACAGGCCCGCTGTGGAAGATGGCCGGTCCGCTGAAGAGGCCGATCAAGCCCGCGATCGTCGTCGCATTCCTCGCCGGCCTGGCGGTGATGATCGTCATCGCCGCCACGCAGGACTCGGAGGCCAAGGAAGCCGCCAGCGCGCTGCGCGAGACCGAGGAGTTCCGGCCGCAACCGAGCATCCCGCGCGACCTCGCCGGCGGGACGCTGGCGATGAGCGCGATGGTCCTGCCGGGCATTAGCGGCGCACACATGCTGCTCGTGCTGGGCCGGTACGAGCACGTGACCGGCGCCGTCAGCCTGCTCAAAGACGGCCTGACCGGCGGCGGATCGGCCGACGTCGTCGACGCCCTCTGGGTGCTTGTCCCCGTCGGCGTCGCGGCGATCGTGTCGCTCGTCGTGCTCTCCAACGCCCTCAAGTGGATGCTCGCCAACCACCCTCGACTGATGGGCGGTGCACTGCTGGGCGTCCTCTGGGGAAGCACCCTGGCGATCTGGCCCTTCAACAACGCCAGCACCGGCAGCGACTACGCGACCGGCACGCTGGCCTTTCTCATCGGGTTCGGTGCCGTCTTTGCCCTCACGCTGCTCGAGCCACGTGAGAAGGCTGCGAAGGACGCGCCCGCGTCGTAG
- a CDS encoding TolC family protein has protein sequence MHRLLFIAVPLVAGCTLHEVTPDPMPPATMPAAFPSESAPAVEDAWWLEFGDDQLDGLIAQALEQNLSARDFAARLVAARARTRQAGAVRRPLVDGVGSAGWTFGGDGGLDSETFDNAEFGSSVGVAASWELDLFGRLRSAQDAAVADASAAANDLEAVRLAVAADVATAYFRSTEQRLLLELLDDQLERDRTLLELIELRFAVGNATSADLLRQRAQVSDVAALVPPAQAELRRAENALDALLGRAADGGDVAGDRLADFPTVAAVGVPSDLLTRRPDLRAAQDRLLAADYRIGVAVADRLPRVTLVGTLGYADNAMGSGVAGSLLGDLVAPLVDWGLREAVVVEREAEYASLLAAYGDAFVTAVAEVDSLLFAERRQRERVDALADRVDALESAVAEIRARYAGGQGDYLDVLTALEDLQDTQRELLAERRNLVQLRIDLHRAAGGGLGTALPTEPLDPTATTSNSTNAS, from the coding sequence GTGCATCGTCTGTTGTTCATCGCCGTGCCGCTCGTCGCCGGGTGCACGTTGCACGAGGTCACGCCCGACCCGATGCCGCCCGCGACGATGCCGGCGGCGTTTCCTTCGGAGTCGGCGCCGGCGGTCGAGGATGCGTGGTGGCTCGAGTTCGGCGACGATCAGCTCGACGGCCTGATCGCGCAGGCGCTGGAGCAGAACCTCTCGGCCCGAGACTTCGCCGCGCGGCTGGTGGCGGCGCGAGCGCGGACGCGTCAGGCCGGTGCCGTGCGACGTCCGCTGGTGGACGGCGTCGGGTCGGCCGGCTGGACGTTCGGTGGTGACGGCGGGCTCGACAGCGAGACCTTCGACAACGCCGAGTTCGGTTCGAGTGTCGGTGTCGCGGCGAGTTGGGAGCTCGACCTGTTCGGCCGGCTTCGATCGGCCCAAGACGCGGCCGTCGCCGACGCGTCTGCCGCTGCCAACGACCTCGAAGCCGTGCGGTTGGCCGTCGCGGCCGACGTCGCGACGGCGTACTTCCGGTCGACCGAACAGCGGTTGCTGCTCGAGTTGCTCGACGACCAGCTCGAACGAGACCGGACGTTGCTGGAGCTGATCGAGCTGCGGTTCGCGGTGGGCAATGCAACGAGCGCGGACCTCCTGCGGCAGCGGGCGCAGGTCTCGGATGTCGCGGCCCTCGTTCCGCCAGCGCAGGCGGAGCTGCGGCGGGCGGAGAACGCGCTCGATGCGCTCCTCGGCCGGGCAGCTGACGGCGGCGATGTCGCGGGCGATCGACTCGCCGACTTCCCGACGGTGGCCGCCGTCGGTGTACCGAGCGATTTGCTGACGCGTCGACCCGACTTGCGGGCGGCGCAGGATCGCCTGCTCGCGGCCGATTACCGCATCGGCGTCGCGGTCGCGGATCGCCTGCCGCGGGTGACACTCGTCGGCACGCTCGGCTACGCGGACAACGCGATGGGCTCGGGCGTGGCCGGCTCGCTGCTGGGCGACCTCGTCGCACCGCTCGTCGACTGGGGCCTTCGCGAAGCCGTCGTCGTCGAACGAGAGGCCGAGTACGCGTCGCTCCTGGCGGCCTACGGCGACGCGTTTGTCACGGCTGTCGCGGAGGTCGATTCGCTGCTCTTTGCCGAGCGTCGCCAGCGCGAGCGTGTCGACGCACTGGCCGACCGTGTCGATGCGTTGGAGTCGGCCGTTGCCGAGATCCGCGCGCGGTACGCCGGCGGGCAGGGCGACTACCTCGACGTGCTGACGGCCCTCGAAGATCTGCAGGACACGCAGCGCGAACTGCTGGCCGAGCGACGCAACCTCGTGCAGCTCCGCATCGATCTGCACCGCGCTGCCGGCGGCGGGCTGGGCACGGCCTTGCCGACGGAACCGCTCGACCCGACAGCAACGACGTCCAACTCAACCAATGCTTCCTGA
- a CDS encoding suppressor of fused domain protein translates to MGVEETPGGDPIHRYSGVPIESEPELSTGDGGLMDALDSHLDTCFPGVPRQVFHELISPTIHLDIHIVPPNEKIDAFTCVTTGMAERPMSFPPGARGLYGGGRYAELVTLLPSDWPLFDDFDPEKSMAFDEAKESFFWPLHGLKWLPRFAHEHGAWFWDGHTIPNGDPAEPIEDTNFIGLMLVDASIAANLPEQFSRFTAGDRDVQLLLVMPLTEGEMDFKLQKGANELLDRLIEADVGVVIDAKRKSAIQKRSRWWPF, encoded by the coding sequence ATGGGCGTGGAAGAAACACCCGGCGGCGACCCGATCCATCGCTACAGCGGCGTCCCAATCGAAAGCGAGCCAGAGCTCTCGACAGGTGATGGAGGGCTGATGGATGCGTTGGACAGCCATTTGGACACCTGCTTTCCCGGTGTGCCGAGGCAGGTCTTTCACGAGCTGATCTCTCCGACGATTCACCTTGACATCCACATCGTCCCACCAAACGAGAAGATTGACGCGTTTACGTGTGTGACAACAGGCATGGCTGAGCGTCCGATGAGTTTTCCGCCGGGTGCTCGTGGTTTGTACGGCGGTGGTCGCTATGCGGAGCTAGTCACTCTGCTTCCGTCGGATTGGCCGCTCTTTGACGACTTTGACCCAGAGAAGTCAATGGCGTTCGACGAGGCGAAAGAGTCTTTCTTCTGGCCTTTGCATGGCCTCAAATGGTTGCCACGCTTTGCCCACGAACACGGCGCATGGTTCTGGGACGGCCACACCATTCCAAACGGCGATCCAGCCGAGCCGATTGAGGACACGAACTTCATCGGGCTGATGCTCGTCGATGCCAGCATTGCGGCAAACCTTCCGGAACAGTTCTCACGCTTCACCGCAGGCGATCGCGACGTCCAGCTACTTCTGGTCATGCCGCTCACAGAAGGCGAGATGGACTTCAAGCTTCAGAAAGGTGCTAACGAGCTACTCGATCGGCTCATCGAAGCTGACGTCGGCGTGGTGATCGATGCAAAGCGCAAGTCGGCGATCCAGAAGCGGTCGCGCTGGTGGCCCTTTTGA
- a CDS encoding NADP-dependent isocitrate dehydrogenase codes for MTQAASITVARGDGIGPEIMDATLRVLDAAGAKLDVEEVKIGKAVYESGVTSGIGPEVWDSLRRTGCFLKAPITTPQGGGYKSLNVTTRKTLGLFANVRPCASYAPFVRSKHPGMDLVIVRENEEDTYAGIEHQQTDEVAQCLKLITRPGCERIVRYAFDYAVANGRRKVTCMTKDNIMKITDGMFRRVFEEIAGEYPQIETDHLIIDIGTARMADSPEMFDVVVTPNLYGDILSDVAAQVAGSVGLAPSSNIGKSCSMFEAIHGSAPDIAGQNKANPSGLLLAGVMMLRHLGQGEVAATVHNAWLTAVEEGVRTGDMRPEHDSAGSPPLGTDAFTDAVIARLGKTPNRLPTVEATGTAAITIPELKQHTPVTKALVGVDVFLHWDREGRSPDALAKHLNVAAQAADVGLSLTMISNRGVKVWPEGLPETFCTDHWRCRFKAASDSAASPEGVIRLLQSIHNAGLSFIKTEHLYTFDGKPAYALGQGE; via the coding sequence ATGACGCAAGCTGCTTCCATCACGGTTGCTCGTGGCGACGGCATTGGTCCGGAGATCATGGACGCCACGCTCCGCGTCCTGGATGCGGCCGGGGCGAAGTTGGACGTGGAGGAGGTCAAGATTGGCAAGGCCGTCTATGAGAGCGGCGTCACCAGCGGCATCGGGCCGGAGGTCTGGGACTCGCTGCGTCGCACCGGCTGCTTCCTGAAGGCACCGATCACCACGCCCCAGGGCGGCGGGTACAAGTCGCTCAACGTCACCACCCGCAAAACCCTCGGCCTGTTTGCCAACGTCCGGCCGTGTGCCAGCTACGCGCCGTTCGTCCGCAGCAAGCACCCCGGCATGGACCTGGTCATCGTTCGCGAGAACGAGGAAGACACTTACGCCGGCATCGAGCACCAGCAGACGGACGAGGTCGCCCAGTGCCTCAAGCTCATCACGCGTCCAGGGTGTGAGCGGATCGTGCGCTACGCCTTCGACTACGCCGTCGCCAACGGCCGTCGCAAGGTGACATGCATGACCAAGGACAACATCATGAAGATCACCGACGGCATGTTCCGTCGTGTCTTCGAGGAGATTGCTGGCGAGTACCCGCAGATCGAGACGGACCACCTCATCATCGACATCGGCACCGCCCGCATGGCCGACTCACCGGAGATGTTCGACGTCGTCGTGACGCCCAACCTTTATGGCGACATCCTCAGCGACGTCGCGGCCCAGGTCGCCGGTAGCGTCGGCCTCGCGCCGTCGTCCAACATCGGCAAGAGCTGCTCGATGTTCGAGGCCATTCATGGCAGCGCGCCGGACATCGCCGGGCAGAACAAGGCCAATCCGTCGGGCCTGTTGCTCGCGGGCGTGATGATGCTTCGCCACCTTGGGCAGGGCGAGGTTGCGGCGACGGTTCACAACGCGTGGCTGACCGCCGTCGAAGAAGGCGTCCGGACGGGCGACATGAGGCCCGAGCACGACAGCGCCGGCTCGCCGCCGCTCGGCACGGACGCGTTCACCGATGCCGTCATCGCACGCCTCGGCAAGACGCCCAACCGGCTTCCCACGGTCGAAGCCACGGGCACCGCTGCAATCACGATCCCCGAGCTCAAGCAACACACGCCCGTCACCAAAGCCTTGGTCGGCGTCGATGTCTTCCTGCATTGGGACCGAGAAGGTCGCAGCCCTGACGCGCTCGCCAAGCACCTGAACGTCGCGGCACAAGCCGCGGATGTCGGGCTTTCACTCACCATGATCTCGAACCGTGGCGTCAAAGTCTGGCCCGAAGGCCTGCCCGAGACGTTTTGCACCGACCACTGGCGCTGCCGCTTCAAGGCTGCCAGCGACTCAGCCGCGTCGCCGGAGGGCGTGATTCGCCTGCTCCAGTCGATCCACAACGCTGGCCTGTCGTTCATTAAAACTGAGCACCTCTACACCTTCGACGGCAAGCCGGCCTACGCACTCGGCCAGGGTGAGTGA
- a CDS encoding efflux RND transporter periplasmic adaptor subunit — MADQDTPQAAPASDRLIANGQAEPEPDRPGARGPSGASAVVLKVVLGLLPVVIVVAAGGVAWLLLSTAPQQGTSPPEPLVPTVEVVPVKPASVPVTVEGFGVVRPAREAALAAEVTGPIVEIGDAVEPGGVMREGDLLVRIDPAEYELAVTAAEADLARAQADLELERGRGMIAQREWERFRKSLSSVGEEDRSAALANREPQLRQAEVAVLAADNAIAQAKLDLERTTVHAPFDAIVVTEEVEVGRWASVGERLLSLAGTRTFWVEAAVAPARAARLSAGQEATVFTDAGERPGRLIRVLPQVDAEGRMARVLVAVDDPIALHDDAPQLPIGAYVRVTFEAGEADGVVEVPRAAVRENQQVWVRDADGLLQYRDVDVRFAGEETSLLDVGVFEPGDAVIVSYLDNPLPGTPVRIRETQP; from the coding sequence ATGGCCGATCAAGACACGCCCCAAGCCGCACCGGCGTCCGACCGCCTGATCGCGAACGGCCAAGCCGAACCGGAACCTGATCGGCCCGGTGCGCGTGGGCCTAGCGGTGCGTCGGCGGTGGTGCTGAAGGTCGTGCTCGGACTGCTGCCCGTCGTCATCGTGGTGGCGGCAGGTGGCGTCGCGTGGCTGTTGCTGTCGACGGCGCCGCAGCAAGGCACGAGTCCGCCGGAGCCGCTCGTGCCGACGGTCGAAGTCGTGCCAGTCAAACCGGCGAGCGTGCCCGTGACCGTGGAAGGCTTCGGCGTCGTGCGTCCGGCACGCGAGGCGGCGCTGGCCGCGGAAGTCACCGGCCCGATCGTCGAGATCGGCGACGCCGTCGAGCCGGGCGGCGTGATGCGTGAAGGCGACCTACTCGTGCGGATCGACCCGGCGGAGTACGAGCTTGCCGTCACCGCGGCCGAGGCAGACCTCGCCAGGGCACAGGCAGACCTCGAACTCGAACGCGGCCGGGGCATGATCGCCCAACGCGAGTGGGAGCGATTCCGAAAGTCCCTGTCGAGTGTCGGCGAGGAAGACCGGTCGGCAGCGCTGGCGAACCGAGAGCCGCAACTGCGTCAGGCCGAGGTCGCCGTCCTGGCGGCCGACAACGCGATCGCCCAGGCGAAGCTCGACCTGGAACGCACCACGGTCCACGCACCGTTCGATGCGATCGTGGTGACCGAAGAAGTGGAAGTCGGCCGATGGGCGTCCGTGGGTGAGCGGCTGCTGTCATTGGCCGGCACAAGAACCTTCTGGGTCGAGGCGGCCGTCGCGCCGGCGCGGGCCGCTCGGCTGTCAGCGGGACAGGAGGCGACCGTCTTCACCGATGCCGGCGAGCGTCCTGGCCGGTTGATCCGCGTGCTGCCGCAGGTCGACGCCGAGGGACGCATGGCCCGCGTGCTCGTCGCCGTCGACGATCCGATCGCCCTGCACGACGACGCGCCGCAGCTGCCGATCGGGGCGTACGTCCGCGTGACGTTCGAAGCAGGCGAAGCCGACGGCGTGGTCGAAGTGCCGCGGGCTGCCGTCCGGGAGAATCAGCAGGTCTGGGTCCGCGACGCCGACGGGCTGTTGCAGTACCGCGACGTCGACGTCCGCTTCGCCGGCGAGGAGACGTCGCTGCTCGATGTCGGCGTCTTCGAGCCGGGCGACGCCGTCATCGTCAGCTACCTCGACAACCCGCTGCCCGGCACGCCGGTCCGCATCCGGGAGACGCAGCCATGA
- a CDS encoding PQQ-binding-like beta-propeller repeat protein has translation MDQPSNLFVGGKSSVWCVDPVDGRIVWQSELRTGVFSRGNRFVTVADVNGQLFAFTGGSLYRLDKADGRILWERELPGMRHTLATLAIAGSTAAAAASLAQAAAVAATTAAAGGAAAATTSST, from the coding sequence ATGGACCAACCCAGCAACCTCTTCGTGGGCGGCAAGTCTTCCGTCTGGTGCGTCGACCCTGTCGACGGCAGGATCGTGTGGCAATCGGAGCTTCGGACAGGTGTGTTCTCGCGTGGCAACCGATTCGTGACCGTCGCCGACGTGAACGGCCAGCTATTCGCCTTCACGGGCGGGTCGTTGTACCGGCTCGACAAAGCCGACGGGCGGATCTTGTGGGAACGCGAGTTGCCGGGAATGAGGCACACGCTGGCAACGCTGGCTATCGCGGGCTCAACAGCCGCCGCGGCTGCGTCGCTTGCTCAAGCCGCCGCGGTCGCCGCCACAACCGCTGCTGCCGGTGGCGCTGCCGCTGCCACCACGTCGAGCACATAG
- a CDS encoding YraN family protein, with product MTAIWKERACLEESERAVDGRRSFRQPGRQSRRRLLPGNRLGEAAGRRYKRRVLFGRLVRWLDRGPAFRDPRHGLGRQGERLAEQHLRKQGLAILARNWRCHLGEIDLIARDGDVLVFVEVKTRSDLGSDPEERVNEAKRRQIRKVAGAYVARLREEPLIRFDVVAVVLLPGEKPVVRHHEDDFV from the coding sequence TTGACGGCCATCTGGAAAGAGCGTGCGTGTCTGGAGGAAAGCGAGCGTGCAGTCGATGGCCGACGGAGCTTCCGTCAGCCGGGCCGGCAGTCTAGGCGACGTCTGCTGCCGGGCAACCGGCTTGGCGAGGCGGCCGGCCGACGGTACAAGCGACGCGTGCTGTTCGGCCGACTCGTCCGCTGGCTCGACCGTGGGCCGGCCTTCCGCGACCCACGCCACGGGCTTGGACGGCAGGGCGAACGGCTTGCCGAGCAACACCTGCGGAAGCAGGGCCTCGCGATCCTCGCCCGCAACTGGCGGTGCCATCTGGGCGAGATCGACCTCATCGCACGCGACGGCGACGTGCTGGTCTTCGTCGAGGTCAAGACCCGCAGCGATCTTGGGAGCGATCCGGAGGAGCGGGTAAACGAGGCCAAGCGACGGCAGATCCGCAAGGTCGCCGGTGCGTACGTCGCGAGGCTGCGCGAGGAGCCGCTGATCCGGTTCGACGTCGTGGCCGTCGTGCTGCTTCCGGGCGAGAAGCCGGTCGTGCGTCACCACGAGGACGACTTCGTGTGA
- the trmD gene encoding tRNA (guanosine(37)-N1)-methyltransferase TrmD, with amino-acid sequence MRIDLVSLFPELHSAVLGTSIPKRAAEKGLVTYHVTDIRDFGEGNYQKVDDRPFGGGPGMVMMPQVLAAATDAALAVDPMPARRLILSPVGRRLDQPFVDQLATEDRLLIVATHYEGYDERFVEEYELEEVSLGDFVTSGGELPALVLIDAVVRLIPGVLGHDDGPRQDSFAPDVDRLLEGPQYTRPREWRGRSVPDILMSGDHAKINAWRHAQRLTRTRARRPDLLPGE; translated from the coding sequence ATGCGGATCGATCTGGTCAGTCTGTTTCCAGAACTGCACTCGGCCGTACTCGGCACGAGCATTCCCAAGCGGGCCGCCGAAAAGGGGCTTGTAACGTACCACGTCACCGACATTCGTGACTTTGGCGAGGGGAACTACCAGAAAGTCGACGATCGCCCTTTCGGCGGCGGCCCCGGCATGGTCATGATGCCGCAGGTGCTCGCCGCCGCAACGGATGCTGCATTGGCCGTCGATCCGATGCCAGCCCGCCGGCTGATTCTCTCGCCCGTCGGCCGACGCCTCGATCAGCCGTTCGTCGACCAGCTCGCGACGGAAGATCGCCTGCTGATTGTCGCGACCCACTACGAGGGCTACGACGAGCGCTTCGTCGAGGAGTACGAGCTGGAGGAAGTCAGCCTCGGCGACTTCGTCACCAGCGGTGGCGAGCTGCCGGCCCTCGTGCTCATCGACGCCGTCGTCCGCCTCATCCCCGGCGTCCTCGGCCACGACGACGGCCCACGCCAGGACAGCTTCGCCCCCGACGTCGATCGCCTGCTCGAAGGCCCGCAGTACACCCGCCCCCGCGAATGGCGCGGCCGCTCCGTCCCCGACATCCTCATGTCCGGCGACCACGCCAAGATCAACGCCTGGCGCCACGCCCAACGCCTCACCCGCACCCGCGCCCGCCGCCCCGACCTGCTGCCTGGCGAGTGA
- the rpsP gene encoding 30S ribosomal protein S16 — translation MAVKIRLKRMGRTHRPFYRVQAMTDRDKRDGRALEQLGHFDPVATDESKQFVCDLEATKKWLDTGAIPSETVSSLLKKAGLEHKMLRLPKPGKPKKPEGEEAAEGGEAKAEAAEEAKAE, via the coding sequence ATGGCCGTCAAGATTCGTCTCAAGCGCATGGGCCGGACGCACCGCCCGTTCTACCGGGTTCAGGCGATGACGGATCGCGACAAGCGTGACGGCCGTGCTCTGGAGCAGCTGGGCCACTTCGACCCGGTCGCGACGGACGAGAGCAAGCAGTTCGTCTGCGACCTCGAAGCCACCAAGAAGTGGCTCGACACGGGCGCGATCCCGAGCGAGACCGTCAGCAGCCTCCTCAAGAAGGCCGGTCTTGAGCACAAGATGCTCCGCCTGCCCAAGCCCGGCAAGCCCAAGAAGCCCGAGGGTGAGGAAGCCGCCGAGGGTGGTGAAGCGAAGGCCGAGGCTGCCGAAGAGGCCAAGGCGGAATAG